One bacterium genomic region harbors:
- a CDS encoding methyltransferase domain-containing protein — MGNDYAERMREYAQRVIGYKTGEVVSLMIHIGDELGLYEAMSGKEGVDAASLSKATGLNERWVLEWLRGQGAAGIIDHLGGERFQLSDVATDALLNTDSPANIAGFFFKSPSHEVIDKTIDAFRTGLGLSWGAHGDGASHFLCRTNRPFHLQLADRVIPLIDGMVERLSSGGAVLDVGCGSGTALTELAKAFPNSQFHGIDPATNMIAEAKERYRELPNVRFEVGYGEEMSDKNKFDLVTTFDCMHDMTDPKGTMNAVHRAIKNDGAWLIKDIRSQDTYEENLENPVAAMMYGFSVMYCMSSALSKPGGAGLGALGFPPGVCKSMGADAGFSQFKILDFDSDPFNFYYELRR, encoded by the coding sequence ATGGGAAATGATTATGCCGAGCGCATGAGGGAATACGCTCAACGGGTCATTGGCTACAAGACGGGGGAAGTCGTCTCACTGATGATCCACATCGGTGATGAACTGGGTCTGTATGAAGCGATGTCAGGCAAAGAAGGCGTGGATGCCGCCAGCCTCTCGAAAGCGACCGGCCTGAATGAACGGTGGGTCCTTGAATGGCTGCGAGGCCAGGGGGCGGCCGGCATCATCGATCACCTTGGAGGAGAACGTTTCCAGCTATCCGACGTCGCGACGGATGCGCTGTTGAATACCGACAGCCCCGCCAATATTGCGGGCTTCTTTTTCAAGTCCCCGTCACACGAAGTAATCGACAAAACGATCGACGCATTTCGAACCGGTCTCGGCCTCAGCTGGGGCGCGCATGGCGACGGCGCTTCGCATTTTCTTTGTCGCACCAACCGGCCTTTCCACCTGCAACTGGCCGATCGCGTCATTCCGCTGATTGATGGCATGGTTGAGCGGCTCTCGTCAGGTGGCGCGGTTCTGGATGTCGGATGTGGCTCCGGGACGGCTTTGACGGAACTCGCAAAAGCGTTTCCGAATTCGCAGTTTCACGGTATCGATCCAGCGACCAATATGATTGCAGAGGCGAAGGAACGCTATCGAGAGTTACCTAACGTCCGTTTCGAAGTCGGCTACGGTGAAGAGATGTCCGATAAGAACAAGTTCGATCTCGTGACGACGTTCGATTGCATGCACGATATGACGGATCCCAAAGGCACGATGAACGCCGTTCACCGCGCCATCAAAAACGATGGGGCGTGGCTGATCAAGGATATTCGCTCTCAAGACACCTATGAGGAGAATCTGGAGAACCCGGTTGCGGCGATGATGTACGGGTTTTCGGTGATGTACTGCATGTCGTCTGCCTTGTCGAAACCCGGGGGCGCCGGCCTGGGCGCGCTGGGTTTTCCTCCAGGCGTTTGCAAGAGCATGGGGGCCGACGCGGGTTTCAGCCAGTTCAAGATTCTGGACTTCGATAGTGATCCGTTCAATTTCTACTACGAACTGCGGCGGTGA
- a CDS encoding VOC family protein has product MSQPNARIHHTHLFASDLDASLDFYRQWFGAEVLADETVAGARNVMVRIGDGRLNFYDQLPRGNGKNGIHHIGIQTDDLLELVSLMKEGGVHFRTPIRGEPGTCYIMVEAPDGVLLELLEFDTSRLSGGAAEWFRWDN; this is encoded by the coding sequence GTGTCGCAACCGAATGCTCGGATCCACCATACCCATCTGTTCGCCTCCGACCTGGACGCGAGTCTCGACTTCTACCGCCAATGGTTTGGAGCGGAAGTGCTGGCAGACGAGACGGTGGCTGGAGCCCGAAACGTCATGGTGAGGATCGGAGATGGTCGACTGAACTTCTACGACCAACTGCCGCGAGGCAACGGCAAGAACGGCATCCACCACATCGGTATCCAGACGGACGACTTGCTCGAGCTGGTGTCGCTCATGAAGGAGGGCGGAGTCCATTTTCGCACACCGATTCGAGGCGAGCCCGGTACTTGCTACATCATGGTCGAAGCTCCAGATGGAGTGCTGCTCGAGCTTCTGGAGTTTGATACCTCACGCCTGTCCGGCGGCGCCGCGGAGTGGTTCCGATGGGACAACTGA
- a CDS encoding helix-turn-helix transcriptional regulator, producing the protein MTVRKKRAGASSASPPARIADGAKSNRPVMQLLDLLGRRWTLRIFWELRSGPRGFRELRALCDGLSPSTLSTRLKELKKAGLVENNPDGDLAMTKLARDAEPLMMALVDWANKWGGS; encoded by the coding sequence ATGACGGTCAGGAAGAAAAGGGCCGGGGCAAGTAGCGCCTCGCCTCCGGCGCGCATCGCGGACGGGGCCAAGAGCAACCGCCCAGTCATGCAGCTGCTCGATCTCCTTGGCCGGCGCTGGACCTTGAGGATTTTTTGGGAGCTCCGGTCTGGGCCTCGTGGGTTTCGTGAGCTCCGGGCACTCTGTGATGGTCTGTCGCCGAGTACCTTGAGCACAAGGCTCAAGGAACTCAAAAAGGCCGGCCTCGTGGAGAACAACCCGGATGGTGACCTCGCTATGACCAAGCTGGCCCGCGACGCCGAGCCGCTGATGATGGCCCTGGTGGATTGGGCCAACAAATGGGGCGGGTCATAG